In Micromonospora sp. LH3U1, one genomic interval encodes:
- a CDS encoding NADH-quinone oxidoreductase subunit NuoF family protein, which translates to MRTAVPPVACVGEPRLTAGFADFGRLDLAAHEEVHGPIGPMEPAQLLRLAEGMQLKGKGGAGFPFARKLRAVLESCERQDLAAVVVVNATEGEPASWKDKVLLTRAPHLILDGAALAAYALDADEIVIGVADDGVGRDSLMEALEERRMPVPTTIVTVPHRFISGEGGALVNGINGLPHIPPGTKKRSSDSGVSGLPTLLSNAETYAQLAVGARLGPYEYAALGTDDEPGTMLLTVTGAAGRPAVVECTAGMPLRDVLDLCEVPDGPGILTGGYHGKWITPEAAEKADVSRKGLAAVGGTLGAGIIIPLAADTCPLGEAAQVVRYLAGESAGQCGPCKMGLPDLARAVDLAVAGSQPAEVVRAAAGEVKGRGACSHPDGTARFALSAIEVFADDLRLHSTGDGCGRRVKGVMGLPGAPDLNPQKLTLDWSRCDGHGLCAHVVPDFIRLDANGYPAFPTTPVPTWLREGALKAVKVCPELALRLAKAE; encoded by the coding sequence ATGCGGACGGCCGTGCCGCCGGTCGCCTGCGTGGGCGAGCCCCGGCTCACCGCCGGTTTCGCCGATTTCGGTCGGCTCGACCTGGCCGCACACGAGGAGGTACACGGCCCGATCGGCCCGATGGAGCCGGCGCAACTGCTCCGGCTCGCCGAAGGCATGCAGCTCAAGGGCAAGGGCGGGGCGGGTTTCCCGTTCGCCCGCAAACTGCGCGCCGTGCTGGAGTCCTGCGAACGGCAGGACCTCGCGGCCGTGGTGGTGGTCAACGCCACCGAGGGAGAGCCGGCCAGCTGGAAGGACAAGGTGCTGCTGACCCGCGCCCCGCACCTGATCCTGGACGGTGCGGCGCTGGCCGCGTACGCGTTGGACGCCGACGAGATCGTGATCGGCGTGGCCGACGACGGGGTCGGCCGGGACTCGCTGATGGAGGCGCTGGAGGAACGCCGGATGCCGGTGCCGACCACCATCGTGACCGTGCCGCACCGGTTCATATCCGGCGAGGGCGGCGCGCTGGTCAACGGGATCAACGGGCTGCCGCACATCCCGCCCGGCACCAAGAAGCGTTCCAGCGACTCCGGGGTCAGCGGCCTGCCCACCCTGCTGTCCAACGCCGAGACGTACGCCCAACTCGCCGTCGGGGCACGACTCGGCCCGTACGAGTACGCGGCGCTCGGCACCGACGACGAGCCCGGCACCATGCTGCTCACCGTGACCGGCGCGGCGGGGCGACCGGCCGTGGTGGAGTGCACCGCCGGCATGCCGCTGCGCGACGTTCTCGACCTGTGCGAGGTGCCGGACGGGCCAGGCATCCTGACGGGCGGCTACCACGGCAAGTGGATCACGCCGGAGGCGGCGGAGAAGGCCGATGTCTCCCGCAAGGGCCTGGCCGCGGTCGGTGGCACGCTCGGCGCGGGCATCATCATCCCGCTCGCCGCCGACACCTGCCCGCTCGGTGAAGCCGCGCAGGTGGTGCGCTATCTCGCCGGCGAGTCCGCCGGCCAGTGCGGGCCGTGCAAGATGGGCCTGCCGGACCTGGCCCGCGCGGTGGACCTGGCCGTGGCCGGCAGCCAGCCGGCCGAGGTGGTGCGGGCCGCCGCTGGCGAGGTGAAGGGCCGGGGCGCGTGCAGCCACCCGGACGGCACCGCCCGGTTCGCTCTCTCCGCGATCGAGGTCTTCGCCGACGACCTGCGGCTGCACAGCACCGGCGACGGCTGTGGCCGGCGGGTCAAGGGCGTGATGGGGCTGCCCGGAGCACCGGACCTCAACCCGCAGAAGCTCACCCTCGACTGGTCGCGCTGCGACGGGCACGGCCTCTGCGCGCATGTCGTACCAGACTTCATCCGGCTCGACGCGAACGGATATCCCGCCTTCCCGACCACCCCCGTGCCGACCTGGCTGCGGGAGGGCGCGCTGAAGGCGGTCAAGGTGTGCCCGGAGCTGGCTCTCCGACTCGCCAAGGCCGAGTAA
- a CDS encoding ferric reductase-like transmembrane domain-containing protein — MVRRRETIEEQMARAQQDQKAATVRTSASSRGVRAPSRSATALLIASVLAALWAAIMLTGAGQTAYAYGFFFTEFFAGVISLVALSLTVMLGLLATDRLVLRISHRVLMQSAHRATGVLGVAGLGFHVLTKIATGRAAATDAVVPFVGGRGLYVGLGTVAALLMVSVIWTGIIRARFAGVGPKWLWRTLHSTAYLAWPFAVLHGLNAGRVAKSWVVLSYLGCILLVVLALLVRLSVTIGRRSREQHQAAVRNAAMAGRAGQASRGKPVLAGLSRRRNADADKRPAWAETTTATWAAPAGRRDPDRFTVPVVPEPGSLVEPTRPSRRRREEEPAARRSTGRSAEETSTRRRDEEELEPVARRRGSRTRDEAVPSGRRGAEEPVAERSSRRSRNEDDGSQYSAPPQRTVEPEEPWDSPRRWQAAEPISAGPVSAEPISATPRSGSGRHSVEDDLPEEPDYWRPPARYVPDEVPPPVDDTPTLVDLASRRAKRAAGEGRSAKRRKASADAVDGAYWAGLRGEAK; from the coding sequence GTGGTACGCCGCCGCGAGACGATCGAGGAGCAGATGGCCCGGGCACAGCAGGACCAGAAGGCGGCCACCGTCCGGACCAGCGCCAGCAGTCGGGGGGTACGCGCCCCGTCGCGGTCGGCGACCGCCCTGCTGATCGCGTCGGTCCTCGCCGCGCTCTGGGCGGCGATCATGCTGACCGGTGCCGGCCAGACGGCGTACGCGTACGGCTTTTTCTTCACCGAGTTCTTCGCCGGGGTGATCTCCCTGGTCGCGTTGAGCCTCACCGTGATGCTCGGCCTGCTCGCCACCGATCGGCTGGTGCTGCGCATCTCGCACCGGGTGCTGATGCAGTCGGCGCACCGGGCCACCGGCGTGCTGGGCGTCGCCGGGCTCGGTTTCCACGTACTCACCAAGATCGCCACGGGGCGGGCCGCGGCGACCGACGCGGTGGTGCCGTTCGTCGGCGGCCGAGGGCTCTACGTCGGGCTCGGCACGGTGGCCGCCCTGCTGATGGTCAGCGTGATCTGGACCGGCATCATCCGAGCCCGCTTCGCCGGCGTCGGTCCGAAGTGGCTGTGGCGCACGCTGCACTCCACCGCGTACCTGGCCTGGCCGTTCGCCGTGCTGCACGGCCTCAACGCCGGCCGGGTCGCGAAGTCCTGGGTGGTGCTCAGCTACCTCGGCTGCATCCTGCTGGTGGTGCTGGCCCTGCTGGTCCGGCTCTCGGTCACGATCGGTCGGCGCAGCCGCGAGCAGCACCAGGCCGCGGTGCGGAACGCGGCGATGGCCGGCCGGGCCGGCCAGGCGAGCCGTGGCAAACCGGTGCTGGCCGGGCTGAGCCGACGCCGCAACGCCGACGCGGACAAGCGTCCCGCCTGGGCGGAGACCACCACCGCCACGTGGGCCGCGCCGGCCGGGCGGCGCGACCCCGACCGGTTCACCGTCCCGGTGGTGCCCGAGCCCGGCTCCCTCGTCGAGCCGACCCGGCCCAGCCGACGCCGACGTGAGGAAGAGCCCGCGGCCCGCCGTTCGACCGGCCGCAGCGCCGAGGAGACCAGCACCCGTCGACGCGACGAGGAGGAGTTGGAGCCGGTGGCCCGGCGACGCGGATCGCGTACCCGGGACGAGGCTGTTCCGTCCGGGCGGCGAGGAGCCGAGGAGCCGGTCGCCGAACGGTCCAGCCGCCGGTCCCGCAACGAGGACGACGGCAGCCAATACTCGGCGCCGCCGCAGCGGACGGTCGAGCCCGAGGAGCCGTGGGACAGCCCGCGCCGGTGGCAGGCCGCCGAGCCGATCTCGGCCGGCCCGGTCTCCGCCGAGCCGATCTCCGCGACGCCGCGCAGCGGCAGCGGCCGGCACAGCGTCGAGGACGACCTGCCGGAGGAGCCGGACTACTGGCGCCCGCCGGCCCGGTACGTGCCGGACGAGGTGCCGCCACCCGTCGACGACACCCCGACCCTGGTCGACCTGGCGTCCCGCCGCGCCAAGCGGGCCGCCGGCGAGGGCCGGTCCGCCAAGCGCCGCAAGGCCAGCGCGGACGCGGTGGACGGGGCGTACTGGGCTGGACTGCGGGGTGAGGCGAAGTGA
- a CDS encoding alpha-amylase has translation MHRRRRGSAILALGLIAGLLVPTAVTAPPAVAAPSGNKKVNVQLFEWNWPSVASECQSTLGPKGYGYVQVSPPQEHVRGNQWWLAYQPVSYRIESRKGTRAQFQSMVNTCHAAGVKVIVDAVINHMSGQANGGTGWAGSSYSHYDYPGIYQTQDFHHCGRNGGDDIANYNDRYEVQNCELVNLSDLKTESDYVRTKIASYLNDLLSLGVDGFRLDASKHMPAADIAAIKGKLSRSAYIVQEVIYGAGEPIQPTEYTGIGDVHEFRYGKDLARVFRSERLAYLRNFGEGWGHLPTGPASVFVDNHDTQRDSGGVLTYKDRGIYSLANAFMLAWPYGSPTVMSSYTFSNRDAGPPSDGANKTLNATCYSGWECEHRWPVIANMVGFRNATEGAGVANWYDNGNNHIAFSRSGKGFITVNDEDAAVNGRSYSTGLPAGRYCDVIHGTYAGGTCSGPVITVDGGGWFAANVPAHDAVAIHIGARV, from the coding sequence ATGCACCGACGTCGACGCGGGTCAGCGATCCTCGCCCTCGGCCTGATCGCCGGCCTACTCGTCCCCACCGCCGTGACGGCACCCCCGGCCGTCGCCGCCCCGTCCGGCAACAAGAAGGTCAACGTCCAGCTCTTCGAGTGGAACTGGCCCTCGGTGGCCAGCGAGTGCCAGAGCACGCTCGGCCCGAAGGGCTACGGCTACGTCCAGGTCTCGCCCCCGCAGGAACACGTGCGGGGCAACCAGTGGTGGCTGGCGTACCAGCCGGTCAGCTACCGGATCGAGTCCCGCAAGGGCACCCGGGCCCAGTTCCAGTCGATGGTGAACACCTGTCACGCCGCCGGGGTCAAGGTGATCGTCGACGCGGTGATCAACCACATGTCCGGTCAGGCCAACGGCGGCACCGGCTGGGCCGGCTCCTCCTACTCGCACTACGACTACCCGGGCATCTACCAGACGCAGGACTTCCACCACTGTGGGCGTAACGGCGGCGACGACATCGCCAACTACAACGACCGCTACGAGGTACAGAACTGCGAGTTGGTCAACCTCTCGGACCTGAAGACCGAGTCGGACTACGTCCGTACGAAGATCGCCTCATACCTCAACGACCTGCTCTCCCTGGGCGTGGACGGCTTCCGGCTGGACGCCAGCAAGCACATGCCGGCCGCCGACATCGCCGCGATCAAGGGCAAGCTCTCCCGCTCCGCGTACATCGTGCAGGAGGTCATCTACGGCGCTGGTGAGCCGATCCAGCCGACCGAGTACACCGGCATCGGTGACGTGCACGAGTTCCGCTACGGCAAGGACCTGGCCCGGGTGTTCCGCTCGGAGCGGCTGGCCTACCTGCGCAACTTCGGCGAAGGCTGGGGGCACCTGCCCACCGGGCCGGCCTCGGTGTTCGTCGACAACCACGACACCCAGCGCGACAGTGGCGGGGTGCTCACCTACAAGGATCGTGGGATCTACTCCCTGGCGAACGCGTTCATGCTGGCCTGGCCGTACGGCTCGCCGACCGTCATGTCCAGCTACACCTTCAGCAACCGGGATGCCGGCCCGCCGTCCGACGGTGCCAACAAGACGCTCAACGCCACCTGCTACTCGGGCTGGGAGTGTGAACACCGCTGGCCGGTGATCGCCAACATGGTCGGCTTCCGCAACGCCACCGAGGGCGCCGGTGTGGCCAACTGGTACGACAACGGCAACAACCACATCGCGTTCAGCCGTAGCGGCAAGGGTTTCATCACCGTCAACGACGAGGATGCCGCGGTGAACGGCCGCTCCTACTCAACGGGGCTGCCCGCAGGGCGGTACTGCGACGTCATCCACGGCACGTACGCGGGCGGCACGTGCAGCGGGCCGGTGATCACGGTGGACGGTGGCGGCTGGTTCGCGGCCAACGTGCCGGCACACGACGCCGTGGCC